ACCGAACCCATGAACGTCGCGATCGTCACCGTCGGCGACGAACTGCTCGCCGGCACGACGACCAACACCAACGCCTCGTGGCTGGCCGAGCGGCTCACCGAGCGCGGAACGACCGTCGAGCGCATTCTAACGATCCCCGACCATCACGACCTCATCGCTGAGTACGTCGCCCGCTGGAGCGACGAGTTCGACGCTGTGATCGTCACCGGCGGTCTCGGCGGGACGCCCGACGACGTGACCCTCGAGGCGGTCGCCGACGGCCTCGAGCGCGACCTCGTCGTTCACGAGCGGATCCGCGACCGTCTGGTCGGCAAAGCGCGCGCGTTTCGCGAGGAGAACCCCGACCTCGTCGCGGAGTACGACCTCCAGATCGATCTCGACGCGGCCGCCTCGATCCCCGAGGGAGCGACCCCGATCGTCGTCGACGAGGCGTGGGCGCCGGGCTGTACCGTCGAAAACGTTCACGTCTTCGCCGGCATCCCCGAGGAGATGCGGGCGATGTTCCGCGAGGTGGCCGAGGAGTTCGCGGGTGAATCGACGACGCGGACGCTGTACACGCCCGCACCGGAGGGCGCGCTCACCGACGTCCTCGAGGGCGTGACCGACGAGTTCGACGTCGCCGTCGGGAGCTACCCGCGGAGCGAGGACCGACCGGGTCGAATCCGCCTCGTCGGTGCGGACGCGGAGACGCTCGACGCCGCGGCGGCCTGGATCGACGCGCGGATTACGACGGTCGAGTCGCCGGCGAGCGAGCCGTCCGACTGAGCGCAGTTCTGGCAGGAGTTCGAACGGAGTTCGGACCGGGCGTTCGCCACGGACGGTTTCCTCGAAGGATCGCCTCTCGAGCCGACGCGCTTTCTACCAGCGGGAACCGCGACTCCGGTAGCTACTTGGGCCGACCACACAACCGTCGCACATGGGCGGTCGTGGACCGAAGCGGGAACTCGCAGAGAAGATCGCGGGAGAGATCACGCTGAGTGACGACCCCGGGGCGACGTTACGCAAGTGGCGGACGGACTTCGACGTCTCCCAGACCGACCTGGCGAACGAACTGGACGTCTCCTCCTCGGTGATCTCCGACTACGAGAGCGGACGGCGGGAGAGCCCCGGGATCGGCGTCGTCGGCCGACTCGTAGAGGGCCTCCTCTCCATCGACGAGCGCCGCGGCGGCGACCGGATCCGCCAGTACGGTCGCGTCCTCTCGGCCGGCTTCGAGAGCGACGTCGTCTACGACCTGCGGGAGTACGCGACGTCGATGCCGCTGGTCAAACTCTACGACGATATCGATGCAACCGAGGTCACGACCGGAACCACGGATCGAATCAGCGGACACACGGTGATCGACAGCATCGGCGCCATCACCCGGCTCTCGAGCGAGGAGTTCTTTCGGCTGTACGGACAGAGCACGAACCGCGCTCTGGTCTTTACCGGCGTCACGCGCGGTGAGGCGGTCGCGGTCGCGCTGCGGGTCGTCAATCCGACGCCGAACGCCGTCATCCTCCACGGCATCGAGGAAGAAGACCTCTGGGAGCACGCCGCCGACCTGGCGCGGATCGACGGCTACTCGCTCGCCGTCACGACCGCGCCGCTCGAGGACATGCTCGACCACCTCGTCACGATCGAGTGACGAAGCGCACTCCCGAATACGTATGACGGACGATAGCACGCGTCGGAAGGATCGCTGGACGCTCGCGCTGACGCTCGTTTTCACCGCGTCGCTCGCCGTCGTCTACGCCGTCGACGAGCCGGCGCTCTGGCTGTTCTGGGCCGTCCTCACGGTCGTCGTTACGGGAACGTCGATGGCACTGCTCAATCGGGAGACGCCGCAGGAATCCTGAGCGCGCTCAGGCGATCTGGTCTTCGTACTCGTCGGCCGAGAGCAGGTTCTCGAGTTCGGTTTCGTCGGCGCCCTCGATCTCGAGCATCCAGCCCTCGCCGAACGGGTCGTCGTTGACGAGCTCGGGCGCGTCGAACAGTTCTTCGTTGATCGCGACGACCTCGCCGCCGACCGGCGCGTAGAGGTCGGATACCGCCTTTATCGATTCGATGACGCCGAACTCCTCTTCCTGGGCGACCGACTCGCCCTCGTCGGGGAGTTCGACGAAGACGACGTCGCCGAGTTCGTCCTGCGCGAAGTCGGAGATGCCGACGCGGATGACCCCGTCGGTCTCGAGTGCCCATTCGTGCGATTCCAGATACCGTCGATCGTCGGGTGTATCGAAGCTCATTGTTATTCTGTCTCGATGAACGGCGTGGTTTCAACTCTTGCCTTTTTCGACTGGCCGCGAACGACGACCTGTAGCGTCGTTCCCGGATCGGCGTACTCGACGGGGACGTACCCGAGCCCGATCGGTTTCTCGAGGGTCGGACTCATCGTTCCGCTCGTGACGGTGCCGACCACCCGGCCCTCGGTGTTCGTGATGTCGTAGCCGTGACGCGGAACGCCGCGGTCGATCAACTGGAAGCCGACGAGTTGCTCCTCGACGCCCGCCTCCTCGGCCGCCGCCAGCGCGTCTCGGCCGACGAACTCGGTGTCCAGATCGACCGTGAAGCCGATCCCTGCCTCGTACGGCGTCCGGGGGTCGGACTCGGCGTCGAAGTCCTGGCCTGCCAGCAGGAGTCCGGCCTCGATCCGAAGCGTGTCGCGGGCGCCGAGCCCGCAGGGCTGGCAGTCGAAGCGCGACCAGACCGTCTCGGCCGCCGACCGCGGCACGATGAGTTCGAAGCCGTCCTCGCCGGTGTACCCCGTTCGGGCGGTCCAGCACTCGGTATCGGCGACGGTCGCGTACGCCGCCTCGAACCGGCTCAACGCCGTCGGCGATCCGTCGGCGACCTGCTCGAGGAGGTCCGAAGCGTTCGGACCCTGGACGGCGAACATCGCGTACTCGTCGGTC
This DNA window, taken from Natronococcus sp. CG52, encodes the following:
- a CDS encoding competence/damage-inducible protein A, translated to MNVAIVTVGDELLAGTTTNTNASWLAERLTERGTTVERILTIPDHHDLIAEYVARWSDEFDAVIVTGGLGGTPDDVTLEAVADGLERDLVVHERIRDRLVGKARAFREENPDLVAEYDLQIDLDAAASIPEGATPIVVDEAWAPGCTVENVHVFAGIPEEMRAMFREVAEEFAGESTTRTLYTPAPEGALTDVLEGVTDEFDVAVGSYPRSEDRPGRIRLVGADAETLDAAAAWIDARITTVESPASEPSD
- a CDS encoding helix-turn-helix domain-containing protein; the protein is MGGRGPKRELAEKIAGEITLSDDPGATLRKWRTDFDVSQTDLANELDVSSSVISDYESGRRESPGIGVVGRLVEGLLSIDERRGGDRIRQYGRVLSAGFESDVVYDLREYATSMPLVKLYDDIDATEVTTGTTDRISGHTVIDSIGAITRLSSEEFFRLYGQSTNRALVFTGVTRGEAVAVALRVVNPTPNAVILHGIEEEDLWEHAADLARIDGYSLAVTTAPLEDMLDHLVTIE
- the gcvT gene encoding glycine cleavage system aminomethyltransferase GcvT, which gives rise to MPLQTPPLRGIHDERGAKFTEFGGWDMPVEFDSIQAEHRAVREDVGIFDVSHMGQIHVTGPDAATLMQRLTSNDVSRLGVGDSQYATITDEEGVIIDDTVIYRLPDEAGHPTYLFVPNAGTDEATHERWISYRNEWDLEATIDNQTDEYAMFAVQGPNASDLLEQVADGSPTALSRFEAAYATVADTECWTARTGYTGEDGFELIVPRSAAETVWSRFDCQPCGLGARDTLRIEAGLLLAGQDFDAESDPRTPYEAGIGFTVDLDTEFVGRDALAAAEEAGVEEQLVGFQLIDRGVPRHGYDITNTEGRVVGTVTSGTMSPTLEKPIGLGYVPVEYADPGTTLQVVVRGQSKKARVETTPFIETE
- the gcvH gene encoding glycine cleavage system protein GcvH, producing the protein MSFDTPDDRRYLESHEWALETDGVIRVGISDFAQDELGDVVFVELPDEGESVAQEEEFGVIESIKAVSDLYAPVGGEVVAINEELFDAPELVNDDPFGEGWMLEIEGADETELENLLSADEYEDQIA